One Roseomonas gilardii subsp. gilardii genomic region harbors:
- a CDS encoding hydantoinase/oxoprolinase family protein: MSADIRLAADIGGTFTDLAVERVTEAGTERWTAKVLTTPAAPEKGLLEGVRAVLAKAGLAASEVSLLVHGTTLATNAVIERKGAKTALLTTEGFRDVLALGNESRYDQYDLNIALPEPLVPRRLRLPVPERLDHRGQVLLPLDEDAVRAQVAVMREQGVEALAIGFLHSFVNPEHERRAATIVRDLWPELSVSLSSEVSPEMREWERFSTTVANAYVQPLMARYLARLQVGLREMGLSAPLFMMLSGGGLTTFETASRFPIRLVESGPAGGAIFSAHVARQRGLPKVLSFDMGGTTAKVCLIEDYAPHASRSFEVARVGRFKKGSGLPLRIPVLEMVEIGAGGGSLASIDSLGLIQVGPESAGADPGPACYGRGGERPAVTDSNLMLGRYDPASFAGGSLTLHPEKSAAALEAHVAGPLGLSPEMAALGVIEMVDENMANAARVHAIEAGTSFDGCAMIAFGGGGPVHGYRVAEKIGIRRMLVPSGAGVGSAIGFLRAPVGYEVVRSLYQRFATFNLAAVNGLLEEMSREASAMVAPGAFGRPTEEKRIAYMRYVGQGHEIAVELPARPLVEGDIAAIRAAYDSEYARFYDRPVPGSDVEILSFALTVATLTDKAAPVAAAAKAPAPRPVRTQKVCDTVTGEATDWQVYDRAAFPPGAVVQGPCIVAEAETSTLVGPGWSCAMDGLGYLELNREVA, translated from the coding sequence ATGAGCGCCGATATCCGCCTGGCCGCCGATATCGGCGGCACCTTCACCGACCTCGCCGTGGAACGGGTCACGGAGGCCGGCACGGAGCGCTGGACGGCCAAGGTGCTGACCACCCCGGCGGCGCCGGAGAAGGGGCTGCTGGAAGGCGTGCGCGCGGTGCTGGCCAAGGCCGGGCTCGCCGCCTCCGAGGTGTCGCTGCTGGTACACGGCACGACGCTGGCCACCAATGCGGTGATCGAGCGCAAGGGCGCGAAGACCGCGCTGCTGACCACCGAGGGCTTCCGCGACGTGCTCGCCCTGGGCAATGAAAGCCGCTACGACCAGTACGACCTGAACATCGCCCTGCCGGAGCCGCTGGTGCCGCGCCGCCTGCGCCTGCCGGTGCCGGAGCGGCTGGACCATCGCGGCCAGGTGCTGCTGCCGTTGGACGAGGACGCCGTGCGCGCCCAGGTCGCGGTGATGCGGGAACAGGGTGTCGAGGCGCTGGCGATCGGCTTCCTGCACAGCTTCGTCAACCCGGAGCACGAGCGCCGCGCCGCCACCATCGTGCGCGACCTCTGGCCGGAGCTTTCGGTTTCGCTGTCTTCCGAGGTCAGCCCGGAAATGCGGGAGTGGGAGCGCTTCTCCACCACCGTCGCCAATGCCTATGTGCAGCCGCTGATGGCGCGCTACCTCGCGCGGCTGCAGGTCGGGCTGCGGGAGATGGGGCTCTCCGCGCCGCTCTTCATGATGCTCTCGGGCGGCGGGCTCACCACCTTCGAGACCGCCTCGCGCTTCCCGATCCGGCTGGTGGAATCCGGCCCGGCGGGCGGGGCGATCTTCTCCGCCCATGTGGCGCGGCAGCGCGGGCTGCCGAAGGTGCTCTCCTTCGATATGGGCGGCACCACGGCGAAGGTCTGCCTGATCGAGGATTACGCGCCCCATGCCAGCCGGAGCTTCGAGGTGGCGCGCGTCGGCCGCTTCAAGAAAGGCTCCGGCCTGCCGCTGCGCATCCCCGTGCTGGAGATGGTGGAGATCGGCGCCGGCGGCGGCTCGCTCGCCAGCATCGACAGCCTCGGCCTGATCCAGGTCGGGCCGGAAAGCGCGGGTGCCGATCCGGGCCCGGCCTGCTACGGGCGCGGCGGGGAGCGGCCCGCGGTGACGGACAGCAACCTGATGCTCGGCCGCTACGACCCCGCCAGCTTCGCGGGCGGCAGCCTGACGCTGCATCCGGAGAAGTCGGCGGCGGCGCTGGAGGCGCATGTGGCCGGCCCGCTCGGCCTGTCGCCGGAAATGGCGGCGCTGGGCGTGATCGAGATGGTGGACGAGAACATGGCCAACGCGGCCCGTGTCCATGCCATCGAGGCAGGCACGAGCTTCGACGGCTGCGCCATGATCGCCTTCGGCGGCGGCGGGCCGGTGCATGGCTACCGTGTCGCGGAGAAGATCGGCATCCGCCGGATGCTGGTGCCCTCGGGCGCCGGCGTCGGCTCCGCCATCGGCTTCCTGCGGGCGCCCGTGGGCTATGAGGTCGTGCGCTCGCTCTACCAGCGCTTCGCGACCTTCAACCTCGCCGCGGTGAACGGGCTGCTGGAGGAGATGTCGCGCGAGGCCAGCGCCATGGTGGCGCCGGGCGCCTTCGGCCGGCCCACGGAGGAGAAGCGCATCGCCTATATGCGCTATGTCGGCCAGGGGCATGAGATCGCCGTGGAACTGCCCGCGCGGCCGCTGGTGGAGGGCGACATCGCCGCGATCCGCGCCGCCTATGACAGCGAATACGCCCGCTTCTACGACCGGCCGGTGCCGGGCTCGGATGTGGAGATCCTGAGCTTCGCGCTCACCGTTGCCACCCTCACCGACAAGGCTGCCCCGGTGGCGGCCGCCGCGAAGGCCCCGGCGCCCCGGCCGGTGCGGACGCAGAAGGTGTGCGACACGGTGACGGGCGAGGCCACGGACTGGCAGGTCTACGACCGCGCGGCCTTCCCGCCCGGCGCGGTGGTGCAGGGGCCCTGCATCGTCGCCGAGGCGGAGACGAGCACCCTGGTCGGCCCGGGCTGGAGCTGTGCCATGGACGGGCTGGGCTATCTGGAACTGAACCGGGAGGTCGCGTGA